The following proteins are co-located in the Microvirga ossetica genome:
- a CDS encoding NAD(P)-dependent oxidoreductase, with translation MTSVGFIGLGTMGGPMARNVLKGGHELVVLDINQAAVAKLTGEGAKAAASPKEVAEACDVIITMLPDAPDVERAVLGSGGILEGLRPGGVYIDMSTIDPATTQRIGRMVAEKGAGMIDSPVGKTAEHAVAGTLTLMIGGDESLIERVRPILGLMGSDLIRCGDLGAGQAMKLINNLLASILLEASVEALVSGVKVGLTLDTMISVLKTTMAWNNQLAIAMHNRALKGDFAPGFMVKLAHKDCRLAMSMNEGLGLKAPVGAAALAALQEALDDGLGTNDVGSLLRLREKAAGVTVRLSQA, from the coding sequence ATGACCTCCGTCGGATTTATCGGACTCGGCACGATGGGTGGCCCGATGGCGCGGAACGTGCTCAAAGGCGGCCACGAACTCGTCGTCCTCGATATCAATCAGGCGGCCGTCGCAAAACTGACCGGGGAGGGGGCGAAAGCCGCCGCCTCCCCGAAGGAAGTGGCGGAGGCATGCGACGTGATCATCACCATGCTGCCGGATGCGCCCGACGTCGAGCGCGCCGTTCTCGGCTCAGGCGGGATTCTCGAAGGGCTTCGCCCCGGCGGCGTCTATATCGACATGAGCACCATCGACCCCGCCACCACGCAACGGATCGGACGGATGGTGGCCGAGAAGGGCGCCGGCATGATCGACAGCCCGGTCGGCAAGACCGCCGAGCACGCCGTTGCGGGGACGCTCACCCTCATGATCGGGGGTGACGAGAGCTTGATCGAGCGCGTGCGTCCGATCCTCGGCCTGATGGGCAGCGATCTCATCCGGTGCGGCGATCTCGGTGCCGGCCAGGCCATGAAGCTGATCAACAACCTGCTTGCGAGCATCCTCCTGGAGGCCAGTGTCGAGGCGCTCGTATCCGGCGTGAAGGTGGGTTTGACGCTCGACACGATGATCAGCGTGCTGAAGACGACCATGGCCTGGAACAACCAGCTCGCCATCGCCATGCATAACCGGGCGCTCAAAGGGGATTTCGCGCCGGGATTCATGGTGAAGCTCGCGCACAAGGATTGCCGCCTGGCGATGAGCATGAACGAAGGGCTCGGCCTGAAGGCTCCCGTGGGGGCAGCAGCGCTCGCAGCGCTCCAGGAGGCCTTGGACGATGGACTTGGGACGAACGATGTCGGGTCTCTGCTCCGCCTGCGCGAGAAAGCGGCCGGCGTCACCGTTCGGCTCAGCCAAGCGTGA
- a CDS encoding ABC transporter substrate-binding protein has translation MTNIKTITLGRRGFLLGAASTLCAPAIVRAQGAKAAKVSVGRQPYAAGNSPVTQYMMNEKLFEKAASELGYDLTVDWRDYPSALPMVEAFVSGNLDIGMWGNTPIVRLLSQNQGIHVLTVGEGHLRMVLCTRPDSPIRNMEDLKGKTVGALVGGDPYNALSQMLLHELGNADPRAFDIKVVNTPTQAQAASLPSGMDAAIAIYPAFLKANAEIGTKGIVNSFGYTEAGYKGPAGEGAGILLPGVKKSPFFPDGYYLHRSFWICSERILSADAAIGQAFLVALQRAVVALGKMKPGDISEMVSKYWGLSPELGSKIVEDEVLFQRGWIWPTEGDAAAITQISNFMVEGRLIPKPLTFDQVKSAFSKAAPILQKAYEATGKLPAESDFTAKGAKDLRGLPAWQMNSWKAPA, from the coding sequence ATGACAAATATCAAGACCATCACATTGGGCCGGCGCGGGTTTCTGCTGGGGGCGGCGAGCACGCTATGCGCTCCCGCCATCGTGCGCGCGCAGGGTGCAAAGGCCGCCAAGGTATCCGTCGGCCGCCAGCCCTATGCGGCGGGGAATTCCCCCGTGACCCAGTACATGATGAACGAGAAGCTGTTCGAGAAGGCCGCATCGGAGCTTGGTTACGATCTGACGGTCGATTGGCGCGACTATCCCTCGGCTCTGCCGATGGTGGAGGCCTTCGTCTCCGGCAATCTCGATATCGGCATGTGGGGCAACACCCCCATCGTGCGCCTGCTGTCGCAGAACCAGGGTATCCATGTTCTCACCGTCGGCGAAGGCCATTTGCGCATGGTGCTCTGCACGAGGCCGGATTCGCCGATTCGCAACATGGAGGATCTGAAGGGCAAGACGGTCGGCGCTCTCGTCGGCGGCGATCCCTACAACGCTCTGTCGCAGATGCTGCTCCACGAGCTCGGCAACGCCGATCCGCGCGCTTTCGACATCAAGGTGGTCAACACGCCGACGCAGGCGCAGGCCGCCTCCCTGCCGAGCGGCATGGATGCCGCGATCGCCATCTATCCGGCCTTCCTCAAGGCCAATGCGGAGATCGGGACGAAGGGCATCGTCAACTCGTTCGGATACACCGAAGCAGGTTACAAGGGGCCTGCAGGCGAAGGTGCGGGAATCCTGCTGCCCGGCGTGAAGAAGTCGCCTTTCTTCCCTGATGGATACTATCTCCATCGCTCGTTCTGGATCTGCAGCGAGCGGATCCTGTCCGCGGATGCCGCAATCGGACAGGCCTTCCTGGTCGCCCTGCAGCGGGCCGTCGTCGCGCTGGGCAAGATGAAGCCCGGCGACATCTCCGAGATGGTTTCGAAATATTGGGGCCTCTCGCCCGAACTGGGATCCAAGATCGTCGAGGACGAAGTGCTGTTCCAGCGCGGCTGGATCTGGCCGACAGAGGGCGATGCTGCCGCGATCACGCAGATCTCGAACTTCATGGTCGAGGGACGTCTCATTCCGAAACCCCTCACCTTCGATCAGGTCAAGTCGGCTTTCAGCAAGGCGGCCCCGATTCTTCAGAAAGCCTACGAGGCAACGGGCAAGCTGCCCGCCGAGTCGGACTTCACGGCGAAGGGCGCGAAGGATCTGCGCGGCTTGCCGGCTTGGCAGATGAACAGCTGGAAAGCGCCTGCGTAA
- a CDS encoding ABC transporter ATP-binding protein codes for MTQQPAPKITLAHVRKEFGGTPAAVVAVDSLSLDIQPGEFLAIVGPSGCGKTTVLNMLAGLEPVTSGTMTMDGKAISGPGAERGVMFQDYALFPWKTVVGNIGFGLDHGPAGHGLSRAERGARVARVIDLVGLKGSETKYPHQLSGGMRQRVALARLVANEPEILLMDEPLAALDAQTRIILQDELLRIWGQDKPTSERRTVVYITHSIDEAVFLADRVVVLSSHPGRLKRIVDVDLARPRNDETRKSRSFAELSQTIWELIREEAYRATMQ; via the coding sequence ATGACCCAGCAACCCGCTCCGAAGATCACGCTTGCGCATGTGCGCAAGGAGTTCGGCGGAACGCCCGCGGCGGTCGTGGCCGTCGACTCTCTCTCCCTCGACATCCAGCCGGGCGAATTTCTTGCCATCGTCGGACCTTCGGGATGCGGCAAGACGACGGTGCTCAACATGCTCGCGGGGCTGGAGCCCGTGACATCGGGCACCATGACCATGGACGGCAAGGCCATTTCCGGCCCAGGCGCGGAACGGGGTGTCATGTTCCAGGATTATGCGCTGTTTCCCTGGAAAACCGTCGTCGGCAATATCGGCTTCGGCCTCGACCATGGTCCTGCCGGACATGGATTGTCGCGCGCCGAGCGGGGGGCCCGCGTCGCGCGGGTGATCGACCTCGTCGGGCTGAAAGGATCCGAGACCAAGTATCCGCATCAGCTCTCCGGCGGCATGCGGCAGAGGGTGGCTCTGGCGCGCCTCGTCGCCAACGAGCCGGAGATCCTGCTGATGGACGAGCCGCTGGCGGCCCTCGATGCGCAGACGCGCATCATCCTGCAGGACGAGCTCTTGCGCATCTGGGGACAGGACAAGCCGACCTCGGAGCGGCGCACGGTGGTCTACATCACCCATTCGATTGATGAGGCCGTCTTTCTGGCGGATCGGGTCGTCGTCCTGAGCAGCCATCCGGGCAGGCTCAAGCGCATCGTCGATGTCGATCTGGCACGACCGCGCAACGACGAGACCCGCAAGAGCCGGAGCTTTGCGGAGCTCAGCCAGACGATCTGGGAGCTGATCCGAGAAGAAGCCTATCGGGCAACCATGCAGTAA
- a CDS encoding ABC transporter permease produces MKHFLIRVATPIVLIVLWQLFADAFGSPRMPRPSAVVASAMKLIGSGELVTALVTSLGRVFSGFMLASAIAIPLGILMGSVRTVERNLDPLVESFRPVAAIAILPLVILWLGTGSMAAIVIVAYAAFFPILINTIAGVKRVDHNLLRAAYTMGVPPATRMWVVLLPAALPAILVGMRIGLGMAWTAIIAAELAVGAKAGGEGGIGQMMFIFYAYSVELNGIVVCMIAVGIVALLLDRILRAALHASVPWSRL; encoded by the coding sequence GTGAAGCACTTTCTCATCCGGGTCGCGACGCCGATCGTCCTCATCGTTCTGTGGCAGCTCTTCGCCGATGCGTTCGGCTCGCCGAGAATGCCGCGCCCGAGCGCGGTGGTCGCGTCCGCCATGAAGCTGATCGGCAGCGGCGAACTGGTCACCGCGCTCGTCACCAGCTTGGGCCGCGTCTTCTCGGGCTTCATGCTCGCCTCTGCCATCGCGATTCCTCTCGGCATCCTGATGGGAAGCGTCAGAACGGTCGAACGGAATCTCGATCCGCTCGTGGAGAGCTTCCGGCCCGTCGCGGCGATCGCCATTCTGCCGCTGGTGATCCTGTGGCTCGGGACGGGCAGCATGGCCGCCATCGTGATCGTCGCCTATGCCGCCTTCTTTCCGATCCTGATCAACACCATCGCCGGCGTAAAGCGGGTCGACCACAATCTCCTGCGGGCCGCCTACACGATGGGCGTTCCTCCCGCGACCCGCATGTGGGTCGTGCTTCTGCCCGCGGCCCTGCCGGCGATCCTCGTCGGCATGCGGATCGGCCTCGGAATGGCTTGGACCGCGATCATTGCCGCCGAACTGGCAGTCGGTGCGAAGGCAGGCGGCGAGGGCGGCATCGGCCAGATGATGTTCATCTTCTACGCCTACAGCGTCGAGCTCAACGGCATCGTGGTGTGCATGATCGCCGTCGGCATCGTCGCGCTCCTTCTCGACCGCATCCTTCGCGCAGCGCTTCATGCTTCCGTTCCCTGGAGCCGCCTATGA
- a CDS encoding ABC transporter permease, with product MMASFGGAMMGKSTAPRRWPAWTIYLRTMGLFCLLWYVMSWLTPNKILLPSPLDVASALRDRIDDGELLTNATVSLARLLVSVSIASLIAIPLGLAMGTSRLFEDLLEWPVELLRPIAGIAWIPLALFMFGIGNGLPIFIMVYTAFFPLLLGTAAGVRNVDRRLISAARTMGIPKGTLMRRVIVPAALPSIMTSARLAVAASWTAVVAAELVGAPSGLGYAIEYYRSMLDTPSVMAFIIVIGVLGFLCDAALRSLSAALMPWANAEEKR from the coding sequence ATGATGGCGTCCTTTGGCGGCGCAATGATGGGAAAATCGACCGCTCCGCGACGCTGGCCTGCCTGGACGATCTATCTTCGCACCATGGGGCTGTTCTGCCTCCTGTGGTATGTCATGTCCTGGCTCACGCCGAACAAGATCCTGCTGCCCTCGCCGCTCGACGTGGCCTCGGCCCTACGCGACCGCATCGACGATGGAGAGCTGCTCACCAACGCCACCGTGAGCCTTGCGCGGCTGCTGGTCAGTGTCTCGATCGCCTCTCTCATCGCCATACCGCTCGGGCTTGCCATGGGCACCAGTCGTCTCTTCGAGGATCTGCTCGAATGGCCGGTCGAGCTGCTGCGGCCCATCGCGGGCATCGCCTGGATCCCCCTGGCGCTGTTCATGTTCGGCATCGGTAATGGTTTGCCGATCTTCATCATGGTCTACACCGCCTTCTTTCCCCTGCTGCTCGGCACGGCGGCGGGCGTCCGCAATGTCGACCGCAGGCTCATCTCCGCTGCGAGAACGATGGGGATCCCGAAAGGGACGCTGATGCGCCGGGTCATCGTTCCTGCGGCTTTGCCCTCGATCATGACGTCGGCGCGCCTGGCGGTTGCCGCCTCATGGACGGCGGTGGTGGCGGCGGAGCTCGTCGGCGCTCCCAGCGGTCTCGGCTACGCGATCGAGTATTACCGCAGCATGCTCGACACGCCATCCGTGATGGCCTTCATCATCGTCATCGGCGTGCTGGGATTTCTCTGCGACGCAGCCCTGCGCTCTCTCAGCGCCGCCCTGATGCCCTGGGCAAATGCGGAGGAGAAGCGGTGA
- a CDS encoding UxaA family hydrolase produces MLTPSPQPPAAAGSGRLMGYRRANGRVGIRNHVLVLGINGLAVRVAERTAAAVCGCICVATTAGRGHVEPDLTCQIDQLAGLGRNPNVAAVLVVGVDAKTTELIAHRIAETGKPVETVTFAETGEDRLAVLDKGIRKAATLVQQASLQRREEFDVVELIVGIECGHSDATSGLVSNPVVGKVVDRLVDRGATVILGETVEWLGAEHRLASRARTPVVGEAIMNAVRQREAMVAASGQSLTWNNPGEENIQGGLSTIEEKALGAVIKSGSRIIDGVLDIAEAPRKPGLYLMDGPSFSPESLTGFAAAGAQLMLFTTGPGNSFVNALAPTIKITAQAETAQRLIHQIDFDASAVLSRGKSFEAEGERLMAKIVDVACGTLTWGEVLGEGLEVLTRIRGSL; encoded by the coding sequence ATGCTGACGCCATCTCCCCAGCCTCCGGCAGCGGCCGGAAGCGGGCGGCTCATGGGCTATCGCCGCGCCAATGGCCGGGTCGGGATCCGGAACCATGTCCTGGTGCTCGGCATCAATGGCCTCGCCGTGCGGGTGGCGGAACGCACCGCGGCGGCGGTTTGCGGCTGCATTTGCGTGGCGACAACGGCCGGGCGCGGCCATGTCGAGCCGGACCTGACCTGTCAGATCGATCAGCTGGCCGGTCTCGGCCGGAATCCCAACGTCGCTGCCGTTCTCGTGGTCGGCGTCGATGCGAAGACGACGGAGCTGATTGCGCACCGCATCGCTGAAACCGGCAAGCCTGTCGAAACGGTGACCTTCGCCGAGACCGGCGAGGATAGGCTTGCCGTGCTCGACAAAGGCATCCGGAAGGCTGCCACGCTGGTTCAGCAGGCATCGCTCCAGCGCCGGGAGGAATTCGACGTCGTGGAGCTGATCGTCGGAATCGAATGCGGCCATTCGGATGCGACGTCGGGCCTCGTCAGCAATCCGGTCGTCGGGAAGGTGGTGGATCGCCTGGTCGACCGCGGCGCCACGGTGATCCTGGGGGAGACCGTGGAATGGCTCGGCGCCGAGCACCGGCTGGCATCCCGGGCCCGCACGCCTGTCGTCGGCGAAGCCATCATGAATGCTGTGCGGCAGCGCGAAGCCATGGTGGCTGCATCGGGGCAAAGCCTGACCTGGAACAATCCGGGCGAGGAGAACATCCAGGGCGGCCTGAGCACCATCGAGGAGAAGGCGCTCGGGGCCGTGATCAAGTCTGGCTCGCGCATTATCGATGGGGTTCTCGATATCGCGGAGGCGCCGCGCAAGCCCGGTCTCTACCTCATGGACGGACCGTCCTTCTCTCCGGAATCCCTGACCGGCTTCGCCGCGGCCGGCGCGCAGCTCATGCTGTTCACCACGGGACCCGGCAACAGCTTCGTCAATGCGCTTGCTCCCACCATCAAGATCACCGCGCAGGCGGAAACCGCGCAGCGCCTGATCCATCAGATCGATTTCGATGCGAGCGCCGTCTTATCGCGGGGCAAATCCTTCGAAGCCGAAGGCGAGCGCCTGATGGCGAAGATCGTCGATGTCGCCTGCGGCACCCTCACATGGGGCGAGGTGCTCGGCGAAGGCCTGGAGGTTCTGACGCGCATCAGGGGATCCCTGTGA
- a CDS encoding GntR family transcriptional regulator: protein MSRIPDIQRLLRDDIISGSLPFGSRLRIDELATRYGVSHMPIREALRELHGEGLVVIEPNRGARVRSIDLSFVEDLFDIRSAIETMLARRAAERRTEEHIRKLVEAQDLFETFVAAGDFVSVPKVNHLFHGIINEAAGNPGALSLVDRHWLLVAALWQRYGYTPKRFENVSDDHRHLIRAIERRDASSASMLMGAHIEKAKHDLLQCMAADPNLKGVVPLKTAKRRNHA, encoded by the coding sequence ATGTCGCGCATACCGGACATCCAGCGCCTTCTCCGGGACGATATCATTTCGGGAAGCCTCCCCTTCGGCTCGCGGCTGCGGATCGATGAGCTCGCAACGCGCTACGGTGTCAGCCATATGCCGATCCGGGAGGCCCTGCGCGAGCTGCACGGCGAAGGCCTCGTGGTGATCGAGCCCAACCGCGGCGCCCGGGTGCGCTCGATCGATCTGAGCTTCGTCGAAGACCTGTTCGATATCCGCAGCGCCATCGAGACGATGCTGGCACGCCGGGCGGCCGAGCGGCGGACCGAGGAGCACATCCGCAAGCTGGTCGAGGCTCAGGACCTGTTCGAGACTTTCGTCGCCGCCGGCGACTTCGTTTCCGTTCCGAAAGTGAATCATCTCTTCCACGGCATCATCAACGAGGCCGCCGGCAATCCCGGTGCCCTCTCCCTCGTCGACCGGCACTGGCTGCTGGTCGCGGCCCTGTGGCAGCGCTACGGCTACACCCCGAAGCGCTTCGAGAACGTATCGGACGACCATCGGCATCTCATCCGCGCCATCGAGCGGCGGGATGCGTCCTCGGCGTCCATGCTGATGGGAGCCCATATCGAGAAGGCCAAGCACGACCTGCTCCAATGCATGGCCGCAGACCCGAACCTGAAAGGCGTCGTGCCGCTGAAGACCGCGAAGCGGAGGAACCATGCCTAG
- a CDS encoding SMP-30/gluconolactonase/LRE family protein codes for MPSGTRFEVVADSRDILGESPTWSETTGCLYWVDLRRPCLHRLHVASGRKATWPMPEVIGAVVSRRSGGVVVALKDGLHAFDPDRSDLVPLVQLEFDLPHNRLNDAKCDAAGRIWCGSMWDYGLHPTGGLYRIDGDLSVTRIRSDVCVANAISFSPDDRTMYFADSRKGQIEQAAFDVRTGDVGTWSVLVDADAVPGAPDGATVDAEGFIWNARYKGGCLARFAPDGRLDRLIELPVSQPTSCAFGGPDLRTLFVTTATQKLSESELESQPLAGSLLALDVGVAGRLEPAFAG; via the coding sequence ATGCCTAGCGGCACACGGTTCGAGGTCGTGGCCGACAGCCGCGATATCCTCGGCGAATCTCCGACCTGGAGCGAGACGACCGGCTGTCTCTATTGGGTCGACCTGCGCCGCCCCTGCCTCCACCGGCTTCATGTGGCAAGCGGGCGGAAAGCAACCTGGCCGATGCCCGAGGTCATCGGTGCCGTCGTCTCTCGGCGGAGCGGTGGCGTCGTCGTCGCATTGAAGGATGGGCTGCACGCATTCGACCCGGATCGATCGGATCTGGTGCCGCTCGTCCAGTTGGAATTCGACCTTCCGCACAATCGCCTGAACGATGCGAAATGCGATGCCGCCGGCAGGATCTGGTGCGGCAGCATGTGGGATTACGGCCTCCATCCCACCGGCGGTCTTTATCGCATCGATGGCGACCTGTCCGTGACCAGAATTCGCAGCGACGTCTGCGTTGCAAACGCCATCTCGTTTTCGCCCGACGACCGGACGATGTATTTCGCCGATTCGCGAAAGGGACAGATCGAGCAGGCAGCGTTCGATGTTCGCACCGGAGACGTCGGCACCTGGTCGGTCCTCGTCGATGCCGATGCAGTGCCGGGTGCTCCGGACGGCGCGACCGTCGACGCGGAGGGCTTCATCTGGAATGCGCGCTACAAGGGCGGCTGCCTCGCCCGCTTCGCGCCGGACGGCCGCCTCGATCGGCTGATCGAGCTGCCGGTGAGCCAGCCGACCTCCTGCGCCTTCGGCGGCCCGGACCTCCGCACCCTGTTCGTCACGACGGCAACGCAGAAGCTGTCGGAATCGGAACTCGAGTCGCAACCTCTCGCCGGCAGCCTGCTCGCTCTCGATGTCGGCGTTGCCGGCCGGCTGGAACCGGCCTTCGCCGGGTGA